CAGCTGAGGCAGTTGCCCGATTCCTGCAGGCAGGCTGGTGAGCTGGTTTTGATTTAAGTTAAGCCATTCTAGCTGAGACAATTGCCCGATTTCTGCTGGCAGAGCGGTGAGCTGGTTTTGATTTAAGTGAAGCTTTTGCAGCTGAGATAGCTTTCCGATTTCTGCAGGAAGGCTAGCAAGCTGGTTTTGGCTTAAATCAAGCTCTTGCAGTTGAGATAACTGGCATATTTCTGTGGGTAAATAAGTCAAGCCTGCTTTAGATAAATTTAGCAAAGTTAAGTCTTTACAATTTTCTTCAATCCAACCTCTAAAAAGCTCTCCTTTTTTTTCTAGAGGCAAGTGCTTAATTTCTTCTCCGCTCAAATATTCTTCCCCACCAGGAAGTTTGTTCCAAAGTAAAAGGCGATTAATGTTTAAGAAATAAGAAGCGTAATTAGCCAGCGTTAAGCCTCTTTTTTCTTCTGTTTTCTCTTTAAATTCTATTAGAGGCAAGTGCTTAATTTCTTCTCGTCTCAAATATTCTTCTCCACCAGGAAGTTTTTTCCAAAGTAAAAGGCGATTAATATTTACAAGATAAGAAGAGTAATTAGCCAGCCTTAAGCCTCTTTTTTCTTCTGTTTTCTCTTTAGATTCTAAAGGAAAAAGAGACTTGGCTAAAGTAAAGATTTGCCTAAAGATTGCATTTACCTTTGCTACTTCAGTAAGCTTTTCTTCTAGCTTATAAATCCTATCTACAATAAGAGCCTGCTCCTTAACATTTCCTTGAGGAACATGCACTTTACCTATTTGTTTATAAAGAGAAGGCATCACTTCAGAAGCCAGCAGATGATGCCATCTTTTACAGACGCTAAATAAGGAAGGAACTGCGCAAGCCTCTAAGATAGGGAGTAGCAATTCATTGGGCAAGGTTTCAATAGAGGCCGAAGAGATAGAATGCATTTTATTTCCTTGGGTAGTGATGGCCTTTTATCATTTTTATTTTTAAAGGCAATATAAAAAAATTAAAAAGGCAAGTCAAAACAATTCGTATCCTTATCACCAGAAGGGCATCGGCTAACTTGTTAAGCAAAGAGCAAGCTACTGTGTCTTGTAGGCGATAGCTAGATATAGAAGTTTTTTGCTTAGCTTTGGGCCGACCAGATTTAGCATGCTTTTGAGTTGCTATAACTTGAGGTTTTATAATCTGTATATATTTAAGCTTCTTTGCAAGCTTATCTAATTGACGCTTAGCATCACTTGGACATGAAAATTCTTGCTGCATGAGCTTAATAAAGGCTTTGGCTTCTTTCTCACCGTCCTTAAGATAATGCTTAGCTAAAGTGCGGCATTTTCTTTGATAGGCAGCTTGGTTAAAAGATGGCTACCTATCTTTGTTCAACGCCTGCATAGCAAGAAATGCTCTTAAAAGCTCGATACCCTTCTGCCATCTCTACCGTCTTGTCGTAAAGCACTTCAAATATGAGTTCTTTGGCCTCTTTGATCTGCATGGGAACAGGAGTTACAAATAAGCGTTGTTCTCTTTTAAAGGCTTGTAAGGTAGCTGGCGTATAAAAAGCACTGTCTCCTACTATATAACGATTCTCTACGGCTTGCCGAAAGCTTTTAAGATGTTCGGCCACAACTCGCGTAAAGGCGGTTTTATTGCTGCTATTGCCATCGGCCGCTTGCAAAGGGATATTGCCTTCATTGGAAGTGATGAGTTGCAAGACAGCTTGGTTTAAATCAGGCCTGTGATCGCGACTGTAGCCTTGTAATAGACGAATGCACGATTCTCCTTGTTCTAATAGGCTCTCATAAGTTTCCATCTACATGAAAACTTGTCGCATCTAAATGTAAACTTTTTACTTGGATACCCAGCACTTTGATTGTATGCAGGGCTATCTTAGTAAAAAGCTCAGTCATGCCCATTTCAAATAGCTTATCCAGTGTTCTGCCTAAAACATTATCATCAATCTGCTCGAGAATGACTGGCATACCTAGCAAATGATCGATGGGTTTGTCTTCAAAGTACTCAGAATACATGTAAAGCGTCCGACTTACAAATCCCCATCCGTTTAAGATCATGTATTCAACAGCTTATCCCTAGATTAGATGCTTATTCTTCGCCTGGTTACCTACTGCTTGATCAATAAGGTCAACTAACCCTATCTCCTCACACATTCTAAGCTACCAATTCTAAATGATCGGCGTTTTGTGTATCTATTTACATAACTTTTAGTCGTTTAATTTAAACCCTTACAGAAAACATCTTACTCGATTGGCCCTCAGAATTCCTAATTATTTTTTTGCTGAGAAATGTAAGTTATAACTTTAAATGTAGCATTATTTCTTGAGGAAAATTTCCCTACCGGCTTCTATTTAGCTCTAGATTTAACTCGTTTAGCAGATGATCTATTTCTGCCGGAAGAGTGGTAAGTTTGTTATTGCTTAAATTAAGATTTTGTAGCAGAGATAGCTGCCCTATTTCTGCCGGCAGAGAGGTGAGCGGGTTGCTTTCTAAGAAAAGGCTTTTCAGCTGGCATAGTTGCCCTATCTCTGCCGGAAGAGTGGTAAGCTGGTTGTTATCTAAGCCAAGCAATCCCAGCTGCAATAGCTGCCCTATTTCTGCCGGAAGAGTGGTAAGCTTGGTGTCATTTACAAGAGAATTTTTAACTGCAACAGTTGCTCTATCTCTACAGGTAATAAGGTTAAGCCAATTTTTGCTAAATGCAATTTCGTAATATCTTTGCTATAATTTTCAATCCCTTCCTTAAAAAATTTGTCTTTTTCTTCTAAGGATAAAGCTTTAATTTCTTCTCTTTCTAAATACTCTTCTCCTCCGCCAAGTTCTTTTCACATTAAGAGGCTATTGATATTTACAAGATAAGAGCAGTAATTAGTGAGGGTAAAATATTTTTTTTCTCGGTTTTCCACTTAAATTCTAAAGGAGAAAGAGAGGTAGCTTGAGTAAAGATTTGCCTGAAGATTGCATAGACCTTTACTGTCTCTGAAAGCTTTTCTTCTAGCTTATAAAGCCTATCTAAAATAAAAGTCTGTTCGCTAATATCTCTATGAGGAGCATGCATCTTACCCGTTTGCTTATAAAGGGAAGACATGACTTCCGTAGCCAGCAAATGTCGCCATCTTTTACAAACGCTAGATAGGGAAGGGTTAACGCAAGCTCCTAAAATAGGGGCTAGTATCTCATTAGGCAATTGTTCTAAGGTGATGGAAGAAATAGGATTCATTATACCGCCTTTTGTAATAAATTTTATGTATGCGTTTGTTAGCTAATAATCTAGAAATGCATCTAAAAGAAAACAAATTTAAAAGAAAATAAGGAAGTAATTTATTTAGACTAGCAAGTGCAAAAGTTTTACATCAACTTATCCTGATAATTTGGAAAATTTAAATCTGAGAGGCAAGCTTTTCTTTTTTAGGAAGAAGAATGCTATCTAGACTTGTCACCACCTCAAGAAAATGATTTGAATAAGGCTCATTGGCTGTCTGATACCTATTCTTTCCATGTAAAATTAGTGATAATAGAAGCAAGGGTCCTAAAAAGATTCCTCTTTCATTTAACTTACTATCTTTTTACTAGTTTCTTTGATGATTTACACTACACTAGGGCTAGCTTATAAAGAACACTCAAAAAAACTAGCTTCTAAATCCTTCCCTAGCAAGCATGCAGATCAATTTTTCTTGCTGGTATTAGATCCTTAGTAAGCAATACTTTTAAAAGTTAACAGGAAAAACCTGCTAATCTTTAAATCTTTTGCCTTTCCCCTCTTCCCTTCTTTACAAAAAAAAATTGCATGGAGCTTTACTAAAAATGTTTATGAACAACTTAAGAGTTAGTAGAGTATTTTAAAATAGAAGACGAAGTGTTCTTTCTTATAGATAAAAAATCTATGAAAAAAATAAAAACCTTACTTAAAATAAGCCTTGATCGTTACCTTAACAATCAATATTTATATCTAATCTTTATTTTGAAAATAATGAATAAATGTACAGACAAAGATACTTCTTTAAATAGCCAAGCTTTAGACCTTAATGATAGGATGGTAGCAGAGAGAGGGACAGGCAAATGGAGGCGAATCATTATAAAATGGAACCAAATCTGTCCTCATGATTCCACGGCAAGAATCCAGCATTGTTATGCCGCTGTTATTCATACCAAAAATATGAATATTTATGGGGACGATGAAAAATCTCTTTTAGCTTGGAAATTTGGAGCGCTTGCGCTCTTTAGCCCAATTTTTTATGTAGCTAAAACTATCTTTCACCTTTTTTTTCCACTATCTATTTACAAATATTACGATCTTGAAAAGAAGAAATGGGAAGCACTAAGAGCTAACCCCCATCCATTAAACCCCTCATCTTCTCTCCACCAAAAACAACCAAAGTTAACAAGAATCATTTTAAATAATTGCTTAGATATTTGTAGAACTCCTCTTTATGCGTTGACTATTTCTATTACATCTTTAGGAACCCTTGTTTTATCCCTTTTTAATTCACGCTACTTATATGAAGGGCGAGAAATTCTAGGAAATTTACAGTTATCCCTTAATTGGGAACGGCGAAAACCTTATTATTTTGAAACCATAGCTCCATGTATGCTTCCTATTGATAATTTAAAAGATATTGCTTTCAAGCGCTCATACACACACGGGGATACGGATTATGAAGGCCCACCGGGTACTCTTGTGCATGGGCTTAATAATTTGGCGCGCTGCCACGTTCTTTATTGGAAAAGTTCTAACAAGAAAGAAAAAATTATTAAGCCTTATAGAAGCAGCTTTTTAGAGAGAACAATCTTTGTAAATTCAATAAATCATTAAAAAATAGGAAGGACTAGATCTCTCGGCTTAAGCAGCTTTACCTTGATTGTTTTAACAATCAAAGTAAAGCCAAACAAGGCAGTAATAGTGCAAACCACTAAACCTGAAGTAGAAAGAGGTATATTGTAAACAGTTAAAATATGGCGTGCCAGGGCTACACCTATAACTGAGGCAAGGCTTCCTAAAGCAGCAGCTAATAACAACAACATTTTAAGATTGTGAGTGATAAGCCTAGCTGTTAAGACAGGCCCCGTAATAAAAGCCAATACCATTAAAACCCCCACCGCTCTAAAAGCTCCCATCGTAGTAGCTGCCACTTGAACCATGAGTAAATAATTAAAGAAGATCGTCGATATTCCTAAAGCTTTGGATAGATAGGGATCAAAGGTAGTAATTTTAAATTCTTTAATAAACAAGCTGATAGAAAGAACATTTAAAAATACAATAACCCATACAAATTTACAATCTTCCCATTGAAGAGCATCTACATTTCCCATGACGACTTCTATGCCTACATGGGCATTACGTGTCAACAAGGTAACTAGCACGATTCCTAAGGCAAATAAGCTGGTAAATACAATGCCCATGCTAGCGTCTTCTTGTAGGCGGGCAACTTTAGTCAAGCAGTCAGTTAATAAGGCAGTCAGCAAGCCTACAGCCAATGAAGCTAAAAGCATAAATTTAATATCAATAGAAGAATAATGAGTCTCATTTTCCAATAAACTGTTTTGCGACAATACAAAAGCACTTACAATTCCTAATAAGATTGTATGCGATAAAGAATTGGCTAGCATTGTCATTTTACGCAAGACCAGAAAAGTTCCTACTAAAGCTGCTGAAATAGCCACGCCTATTAAAACAACCATTTGAATTTCATCCGCAACCATTTCACTTAATGAAATTTTACCGGCAATGAAACTGTATAGACGTATAAACAGCTGCAGAAAAAAGCCAAAGAAGTTCTGATTGGTATAGGGGTTGAAATAGGTAGTGTTTATACTATTCATAAGTTAATTTGGGCGGGAATCAGTTGATGGTGAGGGTCGCGTTTGGGGTCATTTAATAATATTATTAATTTATCTTCCAGCTCCGGAGTGATAACATGCTCCATCTCTTCAGCATTCAAGTGTACTTTTTCTGCCCCAATTCCCAGATAGTCTACCAGATAAACCTCCCAAAGACGATGCAAGCGAACAATTTTAGCTGCCCAAACATTTCCTTCTTTGGTTAGTTGATAAGCTTTCTTGCCAGCGTTTACCATCCAGCCATTACGCACAAGCCGCCAGAGAACAAAACGCAGATATAACTTGGAAGCACTTTGATACTTAGCAATTTGCTCAAAAGATACTGGATGTCCTCCTTGGATACGCCAAATAGCTTTAAGAAGATTTTCACACATGCAGCGGTGGCGAAATTTGGCAATGCGTACCACCCGTAAAAGTACGCCTCGCTCGGGAGCTAGTAAGAGGGAAAGCAAGCAAATAAAAGAGGAGACTAAAACAATCATGGGACCTGTAGGAAGCGCTAGCCGAGCTGAAGGATAAAGAGAAGCTAAAGAGTTAGAAACTTCTATAGAAAGATAATTGCCCAAATACCCACTAATCAACCCAAAACAGGCTGCCAAGACTAACATTATTGGAAGCCTGTTTGTGTATTGCCGAGCTGCCGCTGCAGGGCTAATCAACATAGCAGACATTAATACTACGCCTACTGAACGAATGCCAATTACCACGGCTAAGACGATCAAGAAAAAAATAATAGCCTCGATTCCTGAAACGTTTATTCCTAGGCTTTTGGCATAATCTTTATTAAATAAAATAGTTTGTATTTCTTTATAAAGCAAAATAAGGGTTAAAGTAATCAACGAGGCCAAAGTCCCATAAACGAATATATGAATATCTGTCATGGTAGCAGCTTGGCCGTACAGATAAACTTGCGCCTGTCGATAAAGAGTTGAAAAAGAAAATTGAACTTGGCTAGCCAGCGTTAGGCCTATCCCAAAAAAAGCCGCTAAAATAAAACATAATGCTGAATCGCTACGAACCCTAAGAGATTTTTCTAGCCAGTGGATAGCCCACAGGCCTGCTAAAGCTGTCAGTCCAGCAGCTATCATAATCAGGCCGGCCACCACCATCTCTTGATCTTCGTCTAGGTGGAGCATTCCTGCCAAAATAACACCTATCATCACACCTGGATAGGCTGCATGAGAAAGACTCTCCCCTAGTAAAGACTCTTTACGTAAAAAGACTAATACACCCACTAGAGAAGCTCCTAAGCACATTAGCATCGAACCAAGTGTAGGAGCTCTCAGAACAGCGTCGGTAAAATAATAATAGGGCGAGTTAGCAAATAACATATGTTTATGAAGCAGCTCCTTTGATTTTGTCTTGAGATAATTTCACTGCTTCATCGAATAAAGAAAAGCTTTTGCCATAGGTAGCTTGTAAATTATCAGCTTTGAATATTTTTTCCACCGGCCCGCATGCCACTAAACGCATATTAAGCAATATAGCCCAATCAAAGTAATTTTCAACATTGTTTAAATCATGATGAACAATAAAAACACTTTTTCCTTGAGCTTTCAGTTGGATTAGAATTTTCATAATAATTTTTTCTGTTGCTATATCTATACCCGCAAAAGGCTCATCCATAAAATATAAATCTGCTTCTTGCAACATAGCACGAGCAATAAATACCCGTTGTTGCTGCCCACCTGATAGCTGGCTAATTTGCCGATCGGCATAAGCTCCCATGCCAACCATTTCTAGATAGCGATGGGCAGCCATTCGATCTGCTTTACGCGGCCATCTCAATAAGCCTAGCCTTCCATAACATCCCATTAAAACCAAATCGCGCACTGTAATGGGAAAATCCCAGTCTACACTTTGACGTTGGGGAATATAAGCAATCCTTTTACGAACTTTTTTTAAAGGTAAACCAAAAAATTCAATTTTTCCTGAAATAGGTTTTACTAGCCCCAGAGCAGATTTTATAAGAGTACTCTTGCCAGCACCGTT
The DNA window shown above is from Neochlamydia sp. AcF84 and carries:
- a CDS encoding DUF4277 domain-containing protein: MILNGWGFVSRTLYMYSEYFEDKPIDHLLGMPVILEQIDDNVLGRTLDKLFEMGMTELFTKIALHTIKVLGIQVKSLHLDATSFHVDGNL
- a CDS encoding IS1634 family transposase, with product METYESLLEQGESCIRLLQGYSRDHRPDLNQAVLQLITSNEGNIPLQAADGNSSNKTAFTRVVAEHLKSFRQAVENRYIVGDSAFYTPATLQAFKREQRLFVTPVPMQIKEAKELIFEVLYDKTVEMAEGYRAFKSISCYAGVEQR
- a CDS encoding leucine-rich repeat domain-containing protein, translated to MHSISSASIETLPNELLLPILEACAVPSLFSVCKRWHHLLASEVMPSLYKQIGKVHVPQGNVKEQALIVDRIYKLEEKLTEVAKVNAIFRQIFTLAKSLFPLESKEKTEEKRGLRLANYSSYLVNINRLLLWKKLPGGEEYLRREEIKHLPLIEFKEKTEEKRGLTLANYASYFLNINRLLLWNKLPGGEEYLSGEEIKHLPLEKKGELFRGWIEENCKDLTLLNLSKAGLTYLPTEICQLSQLQELDLSQNQLASLPAEIGKLSQLQKLHLNQNQLTALPAEIGQLSQLEWLNLNQNQLTSLPAGIGQLPQLQELYLDQNQLISLPAEIGQLSQLQSLYLYHNQLTSLPVEIGQLSHLQRLALIQNQLTALPAEIGQLSQLEWLNLNQNQLTNLPVEIGQLSHLQRLALNQNQLTSLPAEIGQLSQLQSLYLYQNQLTSLPVEIGQLSQLQRLGLSQNQLTNLPVEIGQLSQLQRLGLSQNQLTNLPVEIGQLFQLTMLTLAGNPLEDIPEKIRQRFQL
- a CDS encoding iron chelate uptake ABC transporter family permease subunit is translated as MLFANSPYYYFTDAVLRAPTLGSMLMCLGASLVGVLVFLRKESLLGESLSHAAYPGVMIGVILAGMLHLDEDQEMVVAGLIMIAAGLTALAGLWAIHWLEKSLRVRSDSALCFILAAFFGIGLTLASQVQFSFSTLYRQAQVYLYGQAATMTDIHIFVYGTLASLITLTLILLYKEIQTILFNKDYAKSLGINVSGIEAIIFFLIVLAVVIGIRSVGVVLMSAMLISPAAAARQYTNRLPIMLVLAACFGLISGYLGNYLSIEVSNSLASLYPSARLALPTGPMIVLVSSFICLLSLLLAPERGVLLRVVRIAKFRHRCMCENLLKAIWRIQGGHPVSFEQIAKYQSASKLYLRFVLWRLVRNGWMVNAGKKAYQLTKEGNVWAAKIVRLHRLWEVYLVDYLGIGAEKVHLNAEEMEHVITPELEDKLIILLNDPKRDPHHQLIPAQINL
- a CDS encoding metal ABC transporter permease, whose product is MNSINTTYFNPYTNQNFFGFFLQLFIRLYSFIAGKISLSEMVADEIQMVVLIGVAISAALVGTFLVLRKMTMLANSLSHTILLGIVSAFVLSQNSLLENETHYSSIDIKFMLLASLAVGLLTALLTDCLTKVARLQEDASMGIVFTSLFALGIVLVTLLTRNAHVGIEVVMGNVDALQWEDCKFVWVIVFLNVLSISLFIKEFKITTFDPYLSKALGISTIFFNYLLMVQVAATTMGAFRAVGVLMVLAFITGPVLTARLITHNLKMLLLLAAALGSLASVIGVALARHILTVYNIPLSTSGLVVCTITALFGFTLIVKTIKVKLLKPRDLVLPIF
- a CDS encoding ABC transporter ATP-binding protein, translating into MKKLQTQSSVLEAHQLTVNYDKTPVLWDINFKVPSGLLVGILGPNGAGKSTLIKSALGLVKPISGKIEFFGLPLKKVRKRIAYIPQRQSVDWDFPITVRDLVLMGCYGRLGLLRWPRKADRMAAHRYLEMVGMGAYADRQISQLSGGQQQRVFIARAMLQEADLYFMDEPFAGIDIATEKIIMKILIQLKAQGKSVFIVHHDLNNVENYFDWAILLNMRLVACGPVEKIFKADNLQATYGKSFSLFDEAVKLSQDKIKGAAS
- a CDS encoding leucine-rich repeat domain-containing protein, whose amino-acid sequence is MQLGLLGLDNNQLTTLPAEIGQLCQLKSLFLESNPLTSLPAEIGQLSLLQNLNLSNNKLTTLPAEIDHLLNELNLELNRSR